In Cryptomeria japonica chromosome 1, Sugi_1.0, whole genome shotgun sequence, the sequence ATAAACTTGCCAAGATAAATGTTTCTTTACATTCACAAGAATGTTATTGATTTCATTTAAAAACTGAAACTAAAAAGTAAAAGATTAAAATCTATTACAAtcaattttgaaaggaaaaaaagttttgcaagaggaagagaaaagaaaagtATGTATTATTATGGAAGACGAGGTTGCATTTTAAGATAAAACATGTGggagatactatctttgaaagattagaTAATCACCATCATTTTATACCATCATCCACAATATACAAAATGAAACTTCAAACATAAAGAGTTGACATGAAATGCATAAGATTCAACTTTTATTCTATGAAAATGTGATTTGGTATGTCTCACAAATAGATGCAATTTATCAAGAACATAAGCTAAAATACgaattttatttacaaaaataggaAAAGGGCATCAATTACTATTCATGTTCCAATAAccattcactccttgcacacccaacaCTGTAATTACtaacttaataaaaaaaataaaaaactataatCCCATTAAttaatttcacatgtaccaatagccgctcatttttttagtttttttggaccataattggccaATTTATtcacctttattggtacccataatgCACAACTgctagggcatttgtgcataagtattggcatatttaagtgcatggttattgagACATCTTTAAGCAAGTAtcgggcgacactttgaaatgtgaaTTTTTTGATCTTTGCATGCATAACGGTCTCATAATGTGCAGCGTTACCACCcataagccaaaacaatagctaaaaGCAGTTAAATCACATGCAGAGACAACCAAAAAAAGATCATCAAATTCTAATGTACCATTTAGAATCTATAGGTgtgtgaagttagctataatgactactAGTACGCTTCCCCTAACATATTACAAAATAATAAAGAATTATTATAACTATCAACAATCCGAGGAATTAAAACCTAACTCTACCTAAGACCTTGCATCTTTTTTTTTCATAAAAGACAAATTCCCTCCCATCTTTTAACATATCCATCCAAATCAATGGACTGTGTATCAATCAATAGACTACATTGATACTAtggataaaaaaaatatcaaagacCCTCATAACAATTCCTCTCCCTTAATTATAACAGTCTTATCAATACCCATTTTAACGACATAATCAATACCCTTTATTCACCTTTTATCTCCACTTCTCATGTGAGTACTACTTTTATGGCATTATGTGGCCACCTACTTTTGTCGTATGAATGCCTTCAATTCGGTGTCGTTTCCTCCTTATTTCTATCATGACTAACAAAACCTAGCTCGTCATGCATGACGGAAGGGCAACAGGAAGTTAAAATTGACTAGTGTCAGCAATTGCCCGAAGCATATCTTGTACACAGCCAAATAAAACACCACAAACTCATAATCCGGTTTTACATGTACAAGAGGACCAACTCATTTCAGCAGCTTGTTTAGGTTCATGAAGATGAGTGGGTTGCAGAAGCCTCACCTTGTGGCTGTGCCATTCCCAGCGCTTGGTCACTTCATTCCTTTTCTCGACCTCGCAAAGCTCCTCGCTTCCAATGGCTTCACCATCAGTTACGTCACAACGCCTGGAAATGTCTCCTTCCTGCAGGATTACATCGATCAAGCTCTGAACGATGGTCTCGATATTCAGCTGGTTGCCATTCCCATGCCCACCGTGGAAGGCTTACAAGGAAGAGAGAGGAGCGATTTGTGTCCGTGGGAGTCAAAAAACCTAATCTTTCAAATGGCGGAAAGGCTTCAAAGCCCTTTCGACGCTTGGATGGAGCAGCAATTCCACCAACAAAGAGCAATACCTCCAGTGTGTATTGTCTACGATATGTTTACAGGGTGGGCTGTAGACACGGCCCAAAAATATAGCGTTGCCAGTATCCTGTTCAAAACCTGTGGGGCCTTTGCAACAAGTCTGCTGCATTCCCTTTCCTGTTCAATATTGCAGAGCGCATTGGAGAAAGACGGGGAAGACAGTCTTGTGGTGAGCTTCAATCTGCCTCATCCTCTCCGACTGTTTAAACATGAGGTATCCCCACTTTACTTCAATCCAGATCTTTCAAACTTCATTCAACGTTATGTTAGTCAGTGTTACCAGCAGATTGGCAAAGGCTCGGGAATACTGATCAATACGTTCCATGAGCTCGAGCCTTTCTATGTCCAGCACTTGAAAAGTTTGACGGCTAAACCAGTTTGGGCCATAGGCCCTGTGCATCCAAAAAATTTATCTGGGGGAGCAGGTAATGTTAACACTAGAGGGAAAATGGTGGGCATCAATGAACAAGAACTGGTTTTCTGGCTGGATTCGCAAAGCCCTCGTTCGGTTGTGTATGTTTCTTTTGGAAGCCACACTTTCTTATCAGAAGAACAAACGCATGCCTTGGCCAGAGGTCTAGAAGCCAGCGAACAGCCATTTGTTTGGACTATTAAAGTGCCCCCAAAGAACGAACCAGCATCTTCAGAGTCAAAGACTGATGATATTAGCACATATTTGCCAGAGGGCTTTCTGGAGCGAACAAAAGAGAGAGGGTTAATCATACGCGGCTGGGTTCCGCAGCTTGTAATTCTTTCCCATGTTTCGGGGGGTGCCTTCATAAGCCACTGCGGATGGAACTCTGCACTGGAAAGCATTTCTCTTGGTGTTCCAATTCTTGCATGGCCAATGTTTGGAGATCAGCACTTCAATTCAAAGCTGTTTGCAGAATTAGGCGTAGGAATTCAGTTCTGCCAACACATAGATGGGATTCCGAAGGAGGAAAGAGTAAAGGAG encodes:
- the LOC131071821 gene encoding scopoletin glucosyltransferase produces the protein MKMSGLQKPHLVAVPFPALGHFIPFLDLAKLLASNGFTISYVTTPGNVSFLQDYIDQALNDGLDIQLVAIPMPTVEGLQGRERSDLCPWESKNLIFQMAERLQSPFDAWMEQQFHQQRAIPPVCIVYDMFTGWAVDTAQKYSVASILFKTCGAFATSLLHSLSCSILQSALEKDGEDSLVVSFNLPHPLRLFKHEVSPLYFNPDLSNFIQRYVSQCYQQIGKGSGILINTFHELEPFYVQHLKSLTAKPVWAIGPVHPKNLSGGAGNVNTRGKMVGINEQELVFWLDSQSPRSVVYVSFGSHTFLSEEQTHALARGLEASEQPFVWTIKVPPKNEPASSESKTDDISTYLPEGFLERTKERGLIIRGWVPQLVILSHVSGGAFISHCGWNSALESISLGVPILAWPMFGDQHFNSKLFAELGVGIQFCQHIDGIPKEERVKEVVTMALVGQKKEEMRERAEKVREMATNAIRGEGSSVADLRGFVSDMHKLNSRPTEHRRGGMES